One stretch of Streptomyces sp. MMBL 11-1 DNA includes these proteins:
- a CDS encoding class F sortase has product MSPSAQKAKGWLVGIAVLCGIWLIQNGPGGQLIPPQPSSAQAFAAGPQLQPGSPVAEPLNPSEPVRIRIPSIEVDAPMTRLGLAADGSLDVPPDEDRNLAGWYADGVPPGARGTAIVAGHVDNADGPSVFYALGALTKGTVVEVVREDGRTAVFSIDAIEVYDNDAFPDQRVYGDSPHASLRLITCGGGFSKETGYQGNVVAYAHLTEVR; this is encoded by the coding sequence GTGTCACCGAGCGCGCAGAAGGCCAAGGGCTGGCTGGTGGGCATCGCCGTGCTGTGCGGCATCTGGCTCATCCAGAACGGCCCCGGCGGCCAGTTGATCCCGCCGCAGCCCTCCAGCGCCCAGGCCTTCGCCGCCGGGCCCCAGCTCCAGCCCGGCTCCCCGGTCGCCGAGCCGCTCAACCCCTCCGAGCCGGTCCGCATCCGCATCCCGAGCATCGAGGTGGACGCGCCGATGACGCGGCTGGGGCTGGCCGCCGACGGCAGCCTCGACGTACCGCCGGACGAGGACCGCAACCTCGCGGGCTGGTACGCGGACGGCGTCCCGCCCGGCGCGCGGGGCACCGCGATCGTCGCGGGGCACGTGGACAACGCGGACGGCCCGTCCGTCTTCTACGCCCTGGGGGCCCTGACCAAGGGGACCGTGGTCGAGGTGGTCCGCGAGGACGGGCGCACGGCCGTCTTCTCGATCGACGCCATCGAGGTCTACGACAACGACGCCTTCCCCGACCAGCGCGTCTACGGCGACTCGCCGCACGCGTCGCTCCGGCTGATCACCTGCGGCGGCGGCTTCTCGAAGGAGACCGGCTACCAGGGCAACGTGGTGGCGTACGCGCACCTCACCGAGGTGCGCTGA
- a CDS encoding TSUP family transporter — protein sequence MPDITLTTLVLLCLAAAAAGWIDAVVGGGGLLLLPALLLGLPNVQAAQVLGTNKAVAIVGTSGAAVTFLRKTPVRVGLAVRVGLMALAGSMTGAFFAAGISSDVLRPVIMVVLLGVAAFVLLRPSFGASTAGDGTDRPVTRARIVTAIVLVGGGIGFYDGLFGPGTGTFLVLALSAVLHLDLVTASATAKIVNVCTNAGALAMFAYQGTVLWQLAAVMALFNLAGGMIGARMALSRGSGFVRAVLLTVVFSLVAKLGFDQWNA from the coding sequence GTGCCTGACATAACACTGACCACTCTGGTGCTCCTCTGCCTCGCCGCGGCCGCCGCGGGCTGGATCGACGCCGTGGTGGGCGGCGGCGGACTGCTGCTCCTGCCCGCGCTCCTGCTCGGCCTGCCGAACGTCCAGGCGGCCCAGGTGCTCGGCACCAACAAGGCCGTCGCGATCGTGGGCACCTCGGGGGCCGCGGTGACCTTCCTGCGCAAAACCCCGGTACGGGTGGGGCTGGCGGTGCGGGTCGGGCTGATGGCGCTCGCCGGGTCGATGACCGGGGCGTTCTTCGCCGCCGGGATCAGCAGCGATGTGCTCCGCCCGGTGATCATGGTCGTGCTGCTCGGGGTCGCGGCCTTCGTGCTGCTGCGCCCGTCCTTCGGGGCGTCCACGGCGGGTGACGGCACGGACCGGCCGGTCACCCGGGCCCGGATCGTCACGGCGATCGTGCTGGTCGGCGGCGGTATCGGCTTCTACGACGGGCTGTTCGGCCCGGGCACCGGCACCTTCCTGGTGCTGGCCCTGAGCGCGGTGCTCCACCTGGACCTGGTGACCGCGTCGGCCACCGCGAAGATCGTCAACGTGTGCACCAACGCGGGGGCGCTGGCGATGTTCGCGTACCAGGGCACCGTGCTGTGGCAGCTCGCGGCCGTGATGGCCCTCTTCAACCTGGCGGGCGGGATGATCGGGGCCCGGATGGCGCTGAGCCGGGGCAGCGGCTTCGTCCGGGCGGTGCTGCTGACCGTGGTGTTCTCGCTGGTGGCCAAACTGGGCTTCGACCAGTGGAACGCGTGA
- the nirB gene encoding nitrite reductase large subunit NirB, which yields MPEPTFDLSTPAAAPDAVAHTAVPTIVVVGHGMVGQRFLEALADRGLTPAAGAARVVVLCEEPRPAYDRVRLTSYFDGQSPEDLSLVERDFMDRHGIELYVGDPATGVDRAGRTVTARSGAVFRYDTLVLATGSYPFVPPVPGKDARGCFVYRTIEDLVAIEEYAKGAATGAVVGGGLLGLEAAGALKGLGLSTHVVEFAPRLMPVQVDEGGGAALLRTVVDMGLAVHTGVGTQEILTGAGADGAVTGMALSDGSSLAVDLVVFSAGVRPRDQLARECGLAVGERGGIVVDEECRTSDPAVFAIGECALAADGRVYGLVAPGYEMAQTAAEVIAGGRSVFTGADLSTKLKLLGVDVASFGDAHGAAEGALDVVYSDARSGVYKKLVIGRDGTLLGGVLVGDADQYGTLRPMTGTVLPVAPEQLVLPAGAGGPVALGPSALPDDAVICSCHNVTKGAVCGHTTLPEVKKCTKAGTGCGSCLKVIGQLMPPPADAGLCGCFPYDRSELYEIVRTLEVTSFASLLDSHGREEARGGDGCEICKPTVGSVIASLAPTVGASGYVLDGEQAALQDTNDHFLANLQRNGSYSIVPRIPGGEVTPEKLIVIGEVARDFGLYTKITGGQRIDLFGARVDQLPAIWTRLVDAGFESGHAYGKSLRTVKSCVGQTWCRYGVQDSVRMAIDLELRYRGLRSPHKLKSAVSGCARECAEARGKDFGIIATAQGWNLYVGGNGGATPRHADLLAQDLSDAELVRLIDRFLMFYIRTADRLERTSAWLDRIDGGLDHVRDVVVHDSLGLCEELERLMADHVAGYRDEWAETINDPERLRRFVTFVNAPDAPDPSVKFVPERDQIKPDLELLAGPVLAVRTLEGTAS from the coding sequence ATGCCGGAGCCCACCTTCGACCTGAGCACCCCCGCCGCCGCCCCTGACGCCGTGGCGCACACCGCCGTTCCGACGATCGTGGTCGTCGGGCACGGCATGGTCGGCCAGCGGTTCCTGGAGGCCCTCGCGGACCGCGGACTGACCCCGGCGGCCGGCGCCGCCCGGGTCGTCGTGCTCTGCGAGGAGCCCCGGCCCGCCTACGACCGGGTGCGGCTCACCTCGTACTTCGACGGGCAGAGTCCCGAGGACCTCTCCCTGGTGGAGCGGGACTTCATGGACCGGCACGGCATCGAGCTGTACGTCGGTGACCCGGCGACGGGCGTCGACCGGGCGGGGCGGACGGTGACCGCCCGGTCGGGGGCGGTGTTCCGGTACGACACGCTGGTGCTGGCGACGGGCTCGTACCCCTTCGTGCCGCCGGTGCCGGGGAAGGACGCGCGGGGCTGCTTCGTGTACCGGACGATCGAGGACCTCGTCGCGATCGAGGAGTACGCGAAGGGCGCGGCCACCGGTGCGGTGGTGGGCGGCGGGCTGCTCGGTCTGGAGGCGGCCGGGGCGCTGAAGGGGCTCGGGCTGTCCACCCACGTGGTGGAGTTCGCGCCCCGGCTGATGCCGGTCCAGGTGGACGAGGGCGGGGGCGCGGCGCTGCTGCGCACGGTGGTGGACATGGGTCTCGCGGTGCACACGGGGGTCGGTACGCAGGAGATCCTGACGGGCGCGGGCGCGGACGGCGCGGTGACCGGGATGGCCCTCTCCGACGGCTCCTCGCTCGCCGTGGATCTGGTGGTCTTCTCGGCGGGCGTGCGGCCCCGGGACCAGCTGGCCCGGGAGTGCGGTCTGGCCGTCGGGGAGCGCGGCGGGATCGTCGTGGACGAGGAGTGCCGGACCTCGGACCCGGCCGTGTTCGCGATCGGCGAGTGCGCGCTGGCCGCCGACGGCCGCGTGTACGGGCTGGTGGCGCCGGGCTACGAGATGGCGCAGACGGCGGCCGAGGTGATCGCGGGCGGCCGGTCCGTGTTCACGGGGGCGGACCTGTCGACAAAGCTGAAGCTGCTCGGCGTGGACGTGGCCTCGTTCGGCGACGCGCACGGGGCCGCCGAGGGGGCGCTCGACGTGGTGTACTCCGACGCCCGGTCGGGGGTCTACAAGAAGCTGGTGATCGGGCGGGACGGGACGCTGCTGGGCGGGGTGCTGGTCGGGGACGCGGACCAGTACGGCACGCTGCGGCCGATGACGGGCACGGTGCTGCCGGTCGCCCCCGAGCAGCTGGTGCTGCCGGCCGGGGCGGGAGGCCCGGTGGCGCTCGGCCCCTCCGCGCTGCCGGACGACGCGGTGATCTGCTCCTGCCACAACGTGACCAAGGGCGCGGTCTGCGGGCACACCACGCTGCCCGAGGTGAAGAAGTGCACCAAGGCCGGTACGGGTTGCGGCAGTTGTCTGAAGGTGATCGGGCAGCTGATGCCGCCTCCGGCGGACGCGGGGCTGTGCGGCTGCTTCCCGTACGACCGCAGCGAGCTGTACGAGATCGTCCGCACCCTGGAGGTCACCTCCTTCGCCTCCCTGCTCGACTCGCACGGCCGCGAGGAGGCGCGGGGCGGGGACGGCTGCGAGATCTGCAAGCCGACGGTCGGCTCGGTCATCGCCTCGCTCGCGCCGACCGTGGGCGCGAGCGGCTATGTCCTGGACGGCGAGCAGGCGGCGCTCCAGGACACCAACGACCACTTTCTGGCCAACCTCCAGCGCAACGGGTCGTACTCGATCGTGCCGCGCATACCCGGCGGTGAGGTCACCCCGGAGAAGCTCATCGTCATCGGTGAGGTGGCCCGCGACTTCGGCCTCTACACGAAGATCACCGGCGGTCAGCGCATCGACCTCTTCGGGGCCCGGGTCGACCAGCTGCCGGCGATCTGGACCCGGCTGGTGGACGCGGGCTTCGAGTCCGGGCACGCGTACGGGAAGTCGCTCCGCACCGTGAAGTCCTGTGTGGGGCAGACCTGGTGCCGCTACGGCGTGCAGGACTCCGTGCGGATGGCGATCGACCTGGAGCTGCGCTACCGGGGCCTGCGCTCCCCGCACAAGCTGAAGTCGGCGGTCTCCGGATGCGCCCGCGAGTGCGCGGAGGCCCGGGGCAAGGACTTCGGGATCATCGCCACCGCCCAGGGCTGGAATCTGTACGTCGGCGGGAACGGCGGGGCCACCCCGCGCCACGCGGACCTGCTGGCCCAGGATCTCTCCGACGCCGAGCTGGTGCGGCTGATCGACCGGTTCCTGATGTTCTACATCCGCACCGCCGACCGTCTGGAGCGCACCTCCGCCTGGCTGGACCGGATCGACGGCGGCCTGGACCACGTCCGGGACGTGGTCGTCCACGACTCGCTGGGACTCTGCGAGGAGCTGGAGAGGCTGATGGCCGACCATGTCGCCGGATACCGCGACGAGTGGGCCGAGACCATCAACGACCCGGAACGGCTGCGGCGCTTCGTCACCTTCGTCAACGCCCCCGACGCCCCTGACCCCTCGGTGAAGTTCGTTCCGGAACGGGACCAGATCAAGCCGGATCTGGAACTGCTCGCGGGACCCGTGCTCGCCGTCCGCACCCTCGAAGGGACCGCCTCCTGA
- the nirD gene encoding nitrite reductase small subunit NirD, protein MTTATITTARDTGYVRLAHGKDWLTVCERGLLTPGRGVAVLLPDGDQAAVFMDRAGQVYAIGNRDPFTGAYVLSRGLLGSAGGRPFVASPLLKQRFDLATGACLDDEGAAVPVFTVRTD, encoded by the coding sequence ATGACCACCGCGACGATCACGACAGCGAGGGACACCGGATACGTCCGGCTCGCCCACGGCAAGGACTGGCTGACGGTCTGCGAACGGGGACTGCTGACCCCCGGGCGGGGCGTGGCGGTGCTGCTGCCGGACGGGGACCAGGCGGCCGTCTTCATGGACCGGGCGGGCCAGGTGTACGCGATCGGCAACCGGGACCCGTTCACCGGGGCGTACGTCCTCTCGCGCGGCCTGCTCGGTTCCGCGGGCGGGCGGCCGTTCGTGGCCTCGCCGCTGCTGAAGCAGCGCTTCGACCTGGCGACGGGCGCGTGCCTGGACGACGAGGGGGCGGCGGTGCCGGTCTTCACCGTACGGACGGACTGA
- a CDS encoding alkaline phosphatase PhoX: MERRTFLRTAVIGSSAAAFGGTLWRGAAFADPAQPAPGPYGALQAANGNGIQLPSGFTSRVIARSGQTVPGTSYRWHSAPDGGATYADGSGWIYVSNAEVSPSSGGGASAVKFNSSGTVTSAYRILSGTNNNCAGGATPWKTWLSCEEVSRGYVYETDPWGVNAAVRRPAMGRFKHEAAAADPDHGYVYLTEDESDGRFYRFRPTTWGNLSSGTLQVLVAGTGTSGPVTWANVPDPAGSSTQTRHQVSGAKVFNGGEGCFYAAGTCWFTTKGDNRVWAYDATTSSISLAYDDSLVSGGSAPLTGVDNVTRSGSGDLYIAEDGGNMEICLITPDDTVAPFLRITGQSGSEITGPAFSPDGSRLYFSSQRGTSGSSSGGITYEVKGPFRG, from the coding sequence GTGGAACGTCGGACCTTCTTGCGCACCGCGGTGATCGGCAGCTCGGCGGCCGCCTTCGGCGGCACGCTGTGGCGGGGCGCCGCCTTCGCCGACCCGGCCCAGCCGGCCCCCGGCCCGTACGGCGCGCTCCAGGCGGCCAACGGCAACGGCATCCAATTGCCCAGCGGCTTCACCAGCCGCGTCATCGCCCGCTCCGGGCAGACCGTGCCCGGCACCTCCTACCGCTGGCACAGCGCGCCCGACGGCGGGGCGACGTACGCCGACGGCTCGGGCTGGATCTACGTCTCCAACGCCGAGGTGTCCCCGAGCAGCGGGGGCGGGGCGAGCGCGGTGAAGTTCAACTCCTCGGGGACGGTGACGTCGGCGTACCGGATCCTCTCCGGTACGAACAACAACTGCGCGGGCGGCGCCACCCCGTGGAAGACCTGGCTGTCCTGCGAGGAGGTCTCCCGCGGGTACGTGTACGAGACCGACCCCTGGGGTGTGAACGCCGCGGTGCGGCGTCCGGCGATGGGCCGTTTCAAGCACGAGGCCGCCGCCGCCGACCCGGACCACGGCTACGTCTACCTCACCGAGGACGAGAGCGACGGCCGCTTCTACCGCTTCCGGCCCACGACCTGGGGGAACCTGTCGAGCGGCACCCTTCAGGTGCTGGTCGCGGGCACGGGCACCTCGGGACCGGTGACGTGGGCGAACGTGCCGGATCCGGCCGGCTCCTCCACGCAGACCCGGCACCAGGTGTCCGGGGCGAAGGTGTTCAACGGCGGTGAGGGCTGCTTCTACGCGGCGGGCACCTGCTGGTTCACCACCAAGGGCGACAACCGGGTGTGGGCGTACGACGCCACCACCTCGTCGATCTCGCTCGCGTACGACGACTCGCTGGTGTCGGGCGGCTCGGCCCCGCTGACCGGCGTGGACAACGTCACGCGGTCCGGGTCCGGCGACCTGTACATCGCGGAGGACGGCGGGAACATGGAGATCTGCCTGATCACGCCGGACGACACGGTCGCCCCGTTCCTGCGGATCACCGGCCAGTCCGGTTCGGAGATCACCGGGCCCGCGTTCTCGCCGGACGGCAGCCGTCTCTACTTCTCCTCGCAGCGCGGGACGAGCGGCAGCTCCTCCGGGGGCATCACGTACGAGGTGAAGGGGCCCTTCCGCGGCTGA
- a CDS encoding VOC family protein: protein MAQMIFVNLPVKDLETTKGFFEKLGYGFNPAFSDDKTACLVISDTIFAMLMTEPRFKDFTKKEVADASKTTEVILALSCDSREEVDRLADAALASGGSPAGETQDLGFMYGRSFQDPDHHIWEVIWMDPAAAAGDQG, encoded by the coding sequence ATGGCTCAGATGATCTTCGTGAACCTGCCGGTGAAGGATCTGGAGACCACCAAGGGCTTCTTCGAGAAGCTCGGCTACGGCTTCAACCCGGCGTTCAGCGACGACAAGACGGCCTGTCTGGTCATCAGCGACACCATCTTCGCCATGCTGATGACGGAACCGCGCTTCAAGGACTTCACCAAGAAGGAGGTCGCCGACGCCTCGAAGACCACCGAGGTCATCCTGGCCCTGAGCTGCGACAGCCGCGAGGAGGTCGACCGGCTGGCGGACGCCGCCCTGGCCTCCGGCGGCTCCCCGGCGGGCGAGACGCAGGACCTCGGCTTCATGTACGGCCGCTCCTTCCAGGACCCCGACCACCACATCTGGGAGGTCATCTGGATGGACCCGGCCGCTGCCGCCGGGGACCAGGGCTGA
- a CDS encoding ArsR/SmtB family transcription factor, producing MLRIHVSRLDLSRVRMATRPDALWETILSFHRIRDRRASTVFGKWRSESRARLNGEAQLLAAVVPPRGYFPDFLTPSQEGSEPFGLDVGMEALRDTPADRVHAELELLAAGRIRQRAGLSAGPRQRDPGAGRASAALPAALMEGRAEPLARLIGALRSYHHAAVEPYWPHIRASVEADRAVRGRALLDGGADGLLATLPPMIRWRSPVLEADYPFDRDLHLDGRGLLLQPSFFCRGTPVVYRDPSLPPVLVYPVANPGAPVFAEPGPWLGRLVGHTRSAVLSSIGTGCTTSELARRAGVSLASASQHASVLREAGLVLTLRHGSSVLHTLTPLGGSLLRGGAPLALP from the coding sequence GTGCTGCGTATCCATGTGTCCAGGCTGGACCTTTCGCGGGTGCGGATGGCCACGAGGCCGGACGCGCTGTGGGAAACCATTCTCAGTTTTCACCGGATCCGGGACCGCCGTGCTTCGACCGTGTTCGGAAAATGGCGTTCGGAATCCCGGGCGCGGTTGAATGGCGAAGCACAGCTGCTGGCGGCGGTCGTCCCGCCCCGCGGCTATTTCCCGGATTTTCTGACGCCCTCCCAGGAGGGCTCCGAGCCTTTCGGGCTCGACGTCGGAATGGAGGCGCTGCGCGACACTCCCGCCGACCGTGTCCACGCGGAGCTGGAGCTGCTGGCCGCCGGGCGGATACGGCAGCGGGCCGGCCTGTCCGCCGGCCCGCGTCAACGAGACCCCGGAGCGGGAAGAGCGAGCGCGGCGCTGCCCGCCGCGCTCATGGAGGGCCGTGCCGAGCCGCTCGCCCGGCTCATCGGGGCCCTCCGCAGCTACCACCACGCGGCCGTGGAGCCCTACTGGCCGCACATCCGGGCCAGCGTCGAGGCGGACCGGGCTGTCCGCGGCCGGGCCCTGCTGGACGGCGGAGCGGACGGGCTCCTGGCCACCCTGCCGCCGATGATCCGGTGGCGTTCGCCCGTGCTGGAGGCGGACTACCCGTTCGACCGCGATCTGCACCTGGACGGGCGCGGGCTGCTGCTCCAGCCCTCCTTCTTCTGCCGGGGCACGCCCGTGGTCTACCGCGACCCGTCGCTCCCGCCGGTGCTCGTCTACCCGGTGGCCAACCCCGGCGCCCCGGTCTTCGCGGAGCCGGGACCCTGGCTCGGCCGGCTCGTCGGCCACACCCGCTCGGCCGTCCTCTCCTCCATCGGCACCGGCTGCACCACCAGCGAACTCGCCCGCCGGGCCGGGGTGTCGCTGGCCTCCGCGAGCCAGCACGCCTCCGTGCTGCGCGAGGCGGGCCTGGTCCTCACGCTGCGCCACGGCAGCTCGGTCCTGCACACCCTGACCCCGCTCGGCGGCTCCCTGCTGCGCGGCGGAGCCCCGCTCGCCCTGCCCTAG
- the ppdK gene encoding pyruvate, phosphate dikinase, with translation MSENKDPQKFVYDFTEGNKDLKDLLGGKGANLAEMTNLGLPVPPGFTITTEACKVYLDSGDAPTALRDEVSAHLKALEERMGKQLGQADDPLLVSVRSGAKFSMPGMMDTVLNIGLSDASVAGLATQSGDERFAWDSYRRLIQMFGKTVLGVDGDLFEEALEAAKDAKKVTVDTDLAAADLKKLVKQFKKIVESEAGRAFPQDAREQMDLAINAVFDSWNTDRAKLYRRQERIPGDLGTAVNVCSMVFGNLGPDSGTGVAFTRDPASGHQGVYGDYLQNAQGEDVVAGIRNTVPLADLESIDKKSYDQLMQIMETLENHYKDLCDIEFTIERGQLWMLQTRVGKRTAGAAFRIATQLVDQGLIDEAEALQRVNGAQLAQLMFPRFDDGARTELLGRGIAASPGAAVGKAVFDSYTAIKWSRSGEKVILIRRETNPDDLEGMIAAEGILTSRGGKTSHAAVVARGMGKTCVCGAEDLEVDTKRRRMTVGGKVIEEGDLVSIDGSTGKVYLGEVPVVPSPVVEYFEGRMHAGADDADELVAAVHRIMAYADRVRRLRVRANADNAEDALRARRFGAQGIGLCRTEHMFLGERREMVEKLILADTDDEREAALAALLPLQKADFIELFESMDGLPVTVRLLDPPLHEFLPDITELSVRVALAESRKDANENDLRLLQAVHKLHEQNPMLGLRGVRLGLVIPGLFAMQVRAIAEAAAQRKNAKGDPRAEIMIPLVGTVQELEIVREEADRVIAEVQAATGTDLKLTIGTMIELPRAALTAGQIAEAAQFFSFGTNDLTQTVWGFSRDDVEASFFTAYLEKGIFGVSPFETIDKDGVGALVRSAVEAGRATRPDLKLGVCGEHGGDPESVHFFHEVGLDYVSCSPFRIPVARLEAGRAAAESRGSDSR, from the coding sequence GTGTCGGAAAACAAAGATCCCCAGAAGTTCGTCTACGACTTCACCGAGGGCAACAAGGATCTGAAGGATCTTCTGGGCGGCAAGGGCGCCAACCTCGCCGAGATGACCAACCTCGGGTTGCCCGTCCCTCCGGGCTTCACGATCACCACCGAGGCCTGCAAGGTCTACCTGGACAGCGGCGACGCGCCGACCGCGCTGCGCGACGAGGTGAGTGCGCACCTCAAGGCGCTGGAAGAGCGGATGGGCAAACAGCTCGGGCAGGCCGACGACCCGCTGCTGGTCTCCGTCCGCTCCGGCGCCAAGTTCTCCATGCCGGGCATGATGGACACGGTCCTGAACATCGGCCTCTCCGACGCCTCCGTGGCCGGGCTCGCCACCCAGTCCGGCGACGAGCGTTTCGCCTGGGACTCCTACCGCCGCCTGATCCAGATGTTCGGCAAGACCGTCCTCGGGGTCGACGGCGACCTCTTCGAGGAGGCGCTGGAGGCGGCCAAGGACGCCAAGAAGGTCACGGTCGACACCGACCTCGCCGCCGCCGACCTGAAGAAGCTCGTCAAGCAGTTCAAGAAGATCGTCGAGTCCGAGGCCGGGCGCGCGTTCCCGCAGGACGCCCGCGAGCAGATGGACCTGGCCATAAACGCGGTCTTCGACTCGTGGAACACCGACCGGGCCAAGCTCTACCGCCGCCAGGAGCGCATCCCCGGCGACCTCGGCACGGCCGTCAACGTCTGCTCGATGGTCTTCGGCAACCTGGGCCCCGACTCCGGTACGGGCGTCGCCTTCACCCGCGACCCGGCCAGCGGCCACCAGGGCGTCTACGGCGACTACCTCCAGAACGCGCAGGGCGAGGACGTCGTCGCCGGCATCCGCAACACGGTGCCGCTCGCCGATCTGGAGTCGATCGACAAGAAGTCGTACGACCAGCTCATGCAGATCATGGAGACCCTGGAGAACCACTACAAGGATCTCTGCGACATCGAGTTCACCATCGAGCGCGGCCAGCTCTGGATGCTCCAGACCCGGGTCGGCAAGCGCACCGCCGGTGCCGCCTTCCGGATCGCCACCCAGCTCGTGGACCAGGGCCTGATCGACGAGGCCGAGGCGCTCCAGCGCGTCAACGGCGCCCAGCTCGCCCAGCTGATGTTCCCGCGCTTCGACGACGGGGCGAGGACCGAGTTGCTCGGCCGGGGCATCGCCGCCTCCCCGGGCGCCGCGGTCGGCAAGGCCGTCTTCGACTCGTACACCGCGATCAAGTGGTCCCGCTCCGGCGAGAAGGTCATCCTGATCCGCCGCGAGACCAACCCCGACGACCTCGAAGGCATGATCGCCGCCGAGGGCATCCTGACCTCGCGCGGCGGCAAGACCTCGCACGCGGCGGTCGTGGCGCGCGGCATGGGCAAGACCTGTGTCTGCGGCGCCGAGGACCTGGAGGTCGACACCAAGCGCCGCCGGATGACGGTCGGCGGCAAGGTCATCGAGGAGGGCGACCTCGTCTCGATCGACGGCTCCACCGGCAAGGTCTACCTGGGCGAGGTACCCGTCGTACCGTCCCCGGTCGTCGAGTACTTCGAGGGCCGGATGCACGCCGGGGCCGACGACGCCGACGAACTGGTCGCCGCCGTGCACCGGATCATGGCGTACGCGGACCGGGTGCGCCGGCTGCGGGTGCGGGCCAACGCCGACAACGCCGAGGACGCGCTGCGGGCCCGCCGCTTCGGCGCCCAGGGCATCGGCCTGTGCCGCACCGAGCACATGTTCCTCGGCGAGCGCCGCGAGATGGTCGAGAAGCTGATCCTCGCGGACACCGACGACGAGCGCGAGGCCGCGCTGGCCGCTCTGCTCCCGCTGCAGAAGGCCGACTTCATCGAGCTGTTCGAGTCGATGGACGGGCTGCCCGTCACCGTCCGCCTCCTCGACCCGCCGCTGCACGAGTTCCTTCCCGACATCACCGAGCTGTCGGTGCGCGTCGCACTCGCCGAGTCCCGCAAGGACGCCAACGAGAACGACCTCCGGCTCCTGCAGGCGGTGCACAAGCTGCACGAGCAGAACCCGATGCTGGGGCTGCGCGGGGTGCGCCTGGGCCTCGTCATCCCCGGTCTGTTCGCGATGCAGGTGCGGGCCATCGCCGAGGCCGCCGCCCAGCGCAAGAACGCCAAGGGCGACCCGCGCGCCGAGATCATGATTCCGCTCGTCGGCACGGTCCAGGAGCTGGAGATCGTCCGCGAGGAGGCCGACCGGGTCATCGCCGAGGTCCAGGCGGCCACCGGTACCGACCTCAAGCTGACCATCGGCACCATGATCGAGCTGCCGCGCGCCGCGCTGACGGCGGGCCAGATCGCCGAGGCCGCGCAGTTCTTCTCCTTCGGCACGAACGACCTCACCCAGACGGTGTGGGGCTTCTCCCGCGACGACGTGGAGGCCTCGTTCTTCACCGCGTACCTGGAGAAGGGCATCTTCGGGGTCTCCCCGTTCGAGACGATCGACAAGGACGGCGTCGGCGCGCTGGTCCGCAGTGCCGTCGAGGCCGGCCGGGCCACCCGCCCGGATCTCAAGCTCGGCGTCTGCGGCGAGCACGGCGGAGACCCGGAGTCGGTGCACTTCTTCCACGAGGTGGGCCTGGACTACGTCTCCTGCTCGCCGTTCCGCATCCCCGTAGCCCGCCTGGAGGCGGGCCGGGCCGCAGCCGAGTCCCGGGGCAGTGACAGCCGCTGA